The Osmerus eperlanus chromosome 7, fOsmEpe2.1, whole genome shotgun sequence genome includes a region encoding these proteins:
- the LOC134023640 gene encoding transmembrane protein 100-like, which yields MESLDPSALPGATTAVTYDPKSETVTLPGGIVSVTGLTMVTGGAELSCGSCMLAFGIWGTFIGVSAMAVGLWHQSMMSVGRNSNLLEMGLVILAISCGVVGSVVALRYLTRRQRELRRAEREDGRVVLVGDSGISVLKKVTV from the coding sequence ATGGAGTCCCTcgatccctctgctctccctggcGCAACCACAGCTGTGACCTACGACCCCAAGTCAGAGACAGTCACCCTACCAGGAGGGATTGTCTCCGTGACGGGCCTCACCATGGTAACCGGTGGCGCTGAGCTCTCCTGTGGCTCCTGTATGCTGGCCTTTGGCATTTGGGGAACTTTCATTGGCGTAAGTGCAATGGCAGTTGGACTTTGGCACCAATCAATGATGTCTGTGGGTCGGAACTCGAACCTCCTGGAAATGGGATTGGTCATTCTGGCCATCAGTTGTGGGGTGGTCGGTAGTGTGGTGGCGCTTCGCTATCTGacgagaagacagagagagttaagaagggcggagagggaggatgggcgggtggtgctggtgggggaCAGTGGGATAAGTGTTCTAAAGAAAGTGACTGTGTAG